A genomic window from Helicobacter pylori includes:
- a CDS encoding outer membrane protein, with protein MKIKKALLLSLSLIASLSRAEDDGFYTSVGYQIGEAAQMVKNTGAIQSLENRVEQLNNLLNQYNYLNSLVNLASTPSAITGAINNLSSSAINLTSGTTTSPAYQAVALALNAAVGMWQVIAFGISCGPGPNLGPEHLENGGVRTFDNTPNYSYNTGSGTTTTNCNGASNVGPNGILSSSEYQVLNTAYQTIQTALNQNQGGGMPALNGSKKMVVSINQTFTRNPTTEYTYANGSGNYYSGGSSIPIQLRISSVNDAENLLQQAATIINVLTTQNPHVNGGGGAWGFGGKTGTVMDIFGDSFNAINEMIKNAQTALEKTQQLNANENTQITQPDNFNPYTSKDTQFAQEMLNRANAQAEILSLAQQVANNFHSIQGPIQGDLEECTAGSAGVINDNTYGSGCAFVKETLNSLEQHTAYYGNQVNQEKALAQTILNFKEALSALNKDSKTINSNLSHLPNAKSLQNMTHAVQNPNSPEGLLTYSLDTNKYDQLQTIRQELGKNPFRKVGIVSSQTNNGAMNGIGVQVGYKQFFGKKRNWGLRYYGFFDYNHAFIKSNFFNSASDVWTYGVGMDALYNFINDKNTNFLGKNNKLSVGLFGGFALAGTSWLNSEYVNLNMMGNIYSAKMNVANFQFLFNLGLRMNLARPKKKDSDHSAQHGIELGVKIPTINTNYYSFMGAELKYRRLYSLFLNYVFAY; from the coding sequence ATGAAAATCAAAAAGGCTCTCTTACTCTCCCTTTCTCTCATAGCTTCGCTATCAAGGGCTGAAGACGATGGCTTTTATACAAGCGTGGGCTATCAAATCGGTGAAGCCGCTCAAATGGTTAAAAACACCGGAGCGATACAAAGCCTTGAGAATAGAGTTGAACAACTAAACAACCTTTTAAACCAATACAATTACTTAAACTCCTTAGTCAATCTAGCCAGCACGCCCAGCGCGATCACCGGTGCGATCAACAATTTAAGCTCTAGTGCCATTAATCTCACTAGCGGTACCACCACTTCCCCGGCCTATCAAGCTGTGGCTTTAGCGCTCAATGCCGCTGTGGGCATGTGGCAAGTCATAGCCTTTGGCATTAGCTGTGGCCCTGGCCCTAATCTTGGCCCAGAACATTTAGAGAATGGAGGCGTTCGAACGTTTGATAACACGCCAAACTACAGCTACAACACCGGTAGCGGGACGACCACCACCAATTGCAATGGAGCGAGTAATGTAGGGCCTAATGGCATTCTATCTAGCAGCGAATACCAAGTTCTCAACACCGCTTATCAAACTATCCAAACCGCTCTAAACCAAAATCAAGGGGGCGGTATGCCTGCCTTGAACGGATCTAAAAAAATGGTAGTCAGCATCAATCAAACTTTCACAAGAAACCCCACAACAGAATACACTTATGCAAATGGAAGCGGCAATTATTATTCAGGCGGATCTTCAATCCCAATTCAACTAAGAATTAGCAGTGTCAATGACGCTGAAAACCTTTTGCAACAAGCCGCTACCATCATCAATGTCCTTACCACTCAAAACCCGCATGTGAATGGTGGCGGTGGGGCATGGGGTTTTGGCGGCAAGACCGGGACTGTGATGGATATTTTTGGCGATAGTTTTAACGCTATTAACGAGATGATTAAAAACGCTCAAACCGCCCTAGAAAAAACCCAACAACTCAACGCTAATGAAAACACCCAAATCACGCAACCAGATAATTTCAACCCCTACACTTCTAAAGACACACAATTCGCTCAAGAAATGCTCAACAGAGCGAACGCTCAAGCAGAGATTTTAAGCCTAGCCCAACAAGTAGCGAACAATTTCCACAGCATTCAAGGGCCTATCCAAGGCGATTTAGAAGAATGCACCGCAGGATCGGCTGGCGTGATTAACGACAACACTTATGGTTCAGGTTGCGCGTTTGTGAAAGAGACTCTCAATTCTTTGGAGCAACACACCGCTTATTATGGCAACCAGGTCAATCAAGAAAAAGCTTTGGCTCAAACCATTTTGAATTTTAAAGAAGCCCTTAGTGCTCTAAACAAGGACTCAAAAACGATCAACAGCAATCTCTCTCATTTGCCTAACGCTAAGTCTCTCCAAAACATGACGCATGCAGTTCAAAACCCTAATTCCCCAGAAGGTTTGCTCACTTATTCTTTGGATACCAACAAATACGACCAGCTCCAAACCATTAGGCAAGAATTAGGTAAAAACCCCTTTAGGAAAGTGGGCATCGTCAGCTCTCAAACCAACAACGGCGCGATGAACGGCATTGGCGTGCAAGTGGGCTACAAACAATTCTTTGGTAAAAAAAGGAATTGGGGGTTAAGATACTACGGCTTTTTTGATTACAACCACGCCTTTATCAAATCTAACTTTTTCAACTCCGCTTCTGATGTGTGGACTTATGGCGTGGGCATGGACGCTCTTTATAACTTCATCAACGACAAAAACACCAACTTTTTAGGCAAGAACAACAAGCTTTCTGTGGGGCTTTTTGGAGGCTTTGCGTTAGCCGGGACTTCGTGGCTCAATTCTGAGTATGTGAATTTGAACATGATGGGTAATATCTATAGCGCTAAGATGAATGTGGCTAATTTCCAATTTTTATTCAATTTGGGCTTGAGGATGAATCTCGCCAGACCCAAGAAAAAAGACAGCGATCATAGCGCTCAGCATGGCATTGAATTAGGCGTGAAAATCCCTACCATTAACACCAATTACTATTCTTTCATGGGGGCTGAGCTCAAATACAGAAGGCTCTATAGCCTTTTCTTAAACTATGTGTTCGCTTACTAG
- a CDS encoding HNH endonuclease, with product MNKSKKELFLELAQPDNNGVSRWVSVTEFVGKYQGLQLGNGGSWCRKNSSIAKEFNLEFDKEQTLGNSIDRMRLNGYNTECVFNQSIRQDIKNYYSQQCCAMCGVRGNSENTKIEVDHKDGCKDDPRVSNLSMQAFDDFQALCKACNDKKRQICKECKETGYRFDATKIPGNRYPFYEGEAEYDGCVGCYQYDPIQYKKICNDKIYNEGYQKGYHEGYQIGYHQKTTL from the coding sequence ATGAATAAAAGTAAAAAAGAGTTATTTTTAGAACTTGCTCAACCTGATAACAATGGGGTGAGTCGTTGGGTAAGCGTTACAGAATTTGTAGGAAAATATCAAGGATTACAGCTAGGTAATGGGGGGAGTTGGTGCAGAAAGAACTCATCTATAGCTAAAGAATTTAACTTAGAATTTGATAAGGAGCAAACTCTAGGAAATTCTATTGATAGAATGCGTTTGAATGGCTATAATACCGAATGTGTTTTTAACCAAAGTATCCGTCAAGACATTAAAAATTACTATAGCCAACAATGTTGTGCGATGTGCGGTGTGCGTGGCAACTCTGAAAACACTAAGATAGAGGTAGATCATAAAGATGGTTGCAAGGATGATCCAAGAGTTTCTAATTTAAGCATGCAGGCTTTTGATGATTTTCAAGCTTTATGTAAGGCTTGTAATGACAAGAAACGCCAAATTTGTAAAGAATGTAAAGAAACTGGCTATAGATTTGATGCAACAAAAATTCCTGGCAATCGTTATCCTTTCTACGAGGGGGAGGCTGAATATGATGGCTGTGTGGGTTGTTACCAGTATGACCCCATACAATACAAGAAAATTTGTAATGACAAGATATATAATGAAGGGTATCAAAAAGGCTATCATGAGGGGTATCAAATTGGATACCATCAAAAAACCACTCTATAG
- a CDS encoding energy transducer TonB family protein: MKISPSPRKLSKVSTSVSFLISFTLYALGFGYFLLHEDAPAPLAQAGTTKVTMSLASINTNSKTKTNAESAKPKEEPKEEPKKEEPKKEVAKPKPKPKPKPKPKPKPEPKPKPKPEPKPKPEPKPEPKIEEVKKEEPKEEPKKEEAKEEAKEKSAPKQVTTKDIVKEKDKQEESNKTSDGATSEAQAYNPGVSNEFLMKIQTAISSKNRYPKMAQIRGIEGEVLVSFVINPDGSVTDIKVVKSNTTDILNHAALEAIKSAAHLFPKPEETVHLKIPIAYSLKED, translated from the coding sequence ATGAAAATTTCTCCATCTCCACGCAAGCTCAGTAAAGTTTCAACGAGCGTTAGCTTTTTAATCTCTTTTACTCTATACGCTCTAGGGTTTGGCTATTTTTTATTGCATGAAGACGCCCCAGCGCCTTTAGCGCAAGCGGGTACCACTAAGGTTACCATGAGTTTAGCCAGCATTAACACCAATTCCAAAACCAAAACCAACGCTGAATCGGCTAAACCCAAAGAAGAGCCTAAAGAAGAACCCAAAAAAGAAGAGCCTAAAAAAGAGGTAGCAAAGCCTAAACCTAAGCCCAAGCCCAAGCCCAAGCCCAAACCAAAGCCTGAGCCAAAACCGAAACCCAAACCTGAGCCTAAGCCAAAACCCGAGCCTAAGCCTGAGCCTAAAATAGAAGAGGTTAAGAAAGAAGAGCCAAAAGAAGAACCCAAAAAAGAAGAAGCCAAGGAAGAAGCTAAAGAAAAAAGCGCTCCTAAGCAAGTAACGACTAAAGACATTGTCAAAGAAAAAGACAAACAAGAAGAGTCTAACAAGACTTCTGATGGGGCCACTTCTGAAGCGCAAGCCTATAACCCAGGGGTGAGCAACGAATTTTTAATGAAGATCCAAACCGCTATTTCTTCTAAGAACCGCTACCCCAAAATGGCGCAGATTAGAGGCATTGAGGGCGAAGTGTTGGTGAGTTTTGTCATCAATCCTGATGGGAGCGTTACAGACATTAAGGTTGTCAAAAGCAACACGACTGACATTTTAAACCATGCGGCTTTAGAAGCTATTAAAAGCGCGGCGCATTTATTCCCTAAACCAGAAGAAACCGTGCATTTGAAAATCCCTATCGCTTATAGCTTGAAAGAAGACTGA
- a CDS encoding DNA adenine methylase: MNYIGSKYKLIPFIKENIHAVVGNDLSGAVFCDLFAGTGIVGRAFKGVAKKIVSNDLEYYSFVLNQNYIANIQEIPNKQELIDRLNSVALKKGFIYSHYSLGGSSRQYFSETNAQKIDAMRLKIEELKRSQNIDSHAYYFLLASLLESADKVANTASVYGAFLKHLKKSAQKELILEGAHFDLSLNANEVYQQDSSDLIEKISGDILYLDPPYNARQYGANYHLLNTIAAYTPFIPKGKTGLPHYQKSSFCSRAKILNAFENLIKKARFKYIFLSYNNEGLMNEIEIRNILKKYGAYSLATKTYMRFKADNARAHKATHTKEFLHVLIK; this comes from the coding sequence ATGAACTACATCGGCTCTAAATACAAGCTCATTCCCTTTATTAAAGAAAATATCCATGCGGTTGTGGGCAATGATCTCTCTGGCGCGGTTTTTTGCGATCTATTCGCTGGGACAGGCATTGTGGGGCGCGCGTTTAAGGGCGTTGCAAAAAAGATTGTTTCTAATGATTTGGAGTATTATAGCTTTGTTTTGAATCAAAATTATATTGCAAACATTCAAGAGATCCCTAACAAACAAGAGCTTATTGATAGGCTCAATAGCGTTGCTTTAAAAAAGGGCTTTATTTATTCGCATTATTCTTTAGGGGGGAGTTCAAGGCAGTATTTTAGCGAAACAAACGCTCAAAAAATTGATGCGATGCGCTTGAAAATTGAAGAGCTTAAGCGTTCTCAAAATATTGATAGCCATGCGTATTATTTTTTGCTCGCATCGTTATTGGAGAGCGCGGACAAGGTGGCTAACACCGCTTCAGTGTATGGGGCTTTTTTAAAACACCTTAAAAAAAGCGCTCAAAAAGAACTCATCTTAGAAGGCGCTCATTTTGATTTGAGTTTAAACGCTAACGAAGTGTATCAGCAGGATTCTAGCGATTTGATTGAAAAGATTTCGGGGGATATTTTGTATTTAGACCCCCCTTACAATGCGAGACAATACGGGGCGAATTACCATTTGTTAAACACGATTGCTGCTTATACGCCCTTTATCCCAAAAGGTAAAACCGGCTTGCCCCATTACCAGAAATCATCGTTTTGCTCTCGTGCTAAAATCTTAAACGCCTTTGAAAACTTGATCAAAAAAGCACGATTCAAATACATTTTTTTAAGTTATAACAATGAAGGGCTTATGAATGAAATAGAGATTAGAAATATCTTAAAAAAATACGGCGCTTACTCTTTAGCCACCAAAACTTACATGCGTTTTAAAGCGGACAACGCGCGCGCCCACAAAGCCACGCACACCAAAGAATTTTTACATGTTTTGATTAAGTGA
- the purU gene encoding formyltetrahydrofolate deformylase: MLEFILKIQAKDAKGLVSAISSVIANKGYNIVKNDEFVDPLKQRFFMRLKIQKEITPLNVGIKEQEERSLKTALFKALENFKELSIEVILTRKKNIVLLATKESHCLGDLLLRVYGGELDAQVLGVIANYEILRPLVEKFDIPYFYAPCTNQTLHEKKILEIIKDLELKHKVSADLLVLAKYMRILSHDFTKRYENQILNIHHSFLPAFIGANPYQQAFERGVKVIGATAHFVNESLDAGPIIIQDTLPINHNYSVEKMRLAGKDIEKLVLARALKLVLEDRVFVHENKTVVF; this comes from the coding sequence ATGTTAGAATTTATTTTAAAGATTCAAGCCAAAGACGCTAAAGGTCTGGTGAGTGCGATTAGTAGCGTTATCGCTAACAAGGGCTATAATATCGTTAAAAACGATGAATTTGTTGATCCTTTAAAACAACGCTTCTTCATGCGGCTAAAAATCCAAAAAGAAATTACACCCTTGAATGTTGGAATCAAAGAACAAGAAGAGCGATCCTTAAAAACCGCCCTTTTTAAAGCTTTAGAAAATTTTAAAGAGCTATCCATTGAAGTCATTTTAACGCGCAAAAAAAACATTGTTTTACTCGCTACTAAAGAGAGCCATTGTTTAGGGGATTTGCTTCTTAGAGTGTATGGGGGGGAATTAGACGCTCAAGTTTTAGGCGTTATCGCTAATTATGAGATTTTACGCCCTTTAGTGGAAAAATTTGACATCCCTTATTTTTATGCGCCTTGCACTAACCAAACTTTGCATGAAAAAAAAATTTTAGAAATCATCAAAGACTTGGAATTAAAGCATAAAGTCAGCGCAGACTTGCTCGTTTTAGCCAAATACATGCGCATTTTAAGCCATGATTTTACAAAGCGCTATGAAAACCAGATCCTAAATATCCATCATAGTTTCTTGCCCGCATTCATTGGGGCTAACCCTTACCAGCAAGCGTTTGAAAGGGGCGTGAAGGTCATTGGGGCCACGGCGCATTTTGTGAATGAAAGCCTTGATGCAGGGCCAATTATCATACAAGACACTCTGCCCATTAACCACAATTACAGCGTGGAAAAAATGCGCCTAGCGGGTAAGGATATAGAAAAACTGGTTTTGGCTAGGGCGTTAAAACTCGTTTTAGAAGACAGAGTCTTTGTGCATGAAAACAAAACGGTGGTGTTTTGA
- the exbD gene encoding TonB system transport protein ExbD has product MKSIRRGDGLNVVPFIDIMLVLLAIVLSISTFIAQGKIKVSLPNAKNAEKTQSNDQKVVVISVDEHDNIFVDDKPTNLEALSAVVKQTDPKTLIDLKSDKSSRFETFISIMDILKEHNHENFSISTQAQ; this is encoded by the coding sequence ATGAAAAGCATTAGAAGAGGCGATGGGCTGAATGTTGTCCCTTTCATTGATATTATGCTCGTTTTACTAGCGATCGTGTTGAGTATTTCTACTTTTATCGCGCAAGGTAAGATTAAGGTCAGTCTCCCTAACGCTAAAAATGCCGAAAAAACGCAGTCAAACGATCAAAAAGTGGTGGTTATCTCTGTAGATGAGCATGACAACATTTTCGTAGATGACAAACCGACGAATTTGGAAGCTTTGAGCGCTGTAGTCAAACAAACAGATCCTAAAACCCTTATAGATCTAAAAAGCGACAAAAGCTCTCGTTTTGAAACTTTTATCAGCATTATGGATATTTTAAAAGAGCATAATCATGAAAATTTCTCCATCTCCACGCAAGCTCAGTAA
- the cysE gene encoding serine O-acetyltransferase: MKGKNTQTNSIIKDLSYSLERVLQEDPAARNKWEVFLLYPGIHALLCHRLAHALHKRGFYFIARALSQLARLITGIEIHPGAKIGRGLFIDHGMGVVIGETTEIGDDVTIYHGVTLGGTGKFKGKRHPTLGNRVVVGAGAKVLGAICIGDGAKIGANAVVLSDLPTGSTAVSAKAKIIIKDC; the protein is encoded by the coding sequence ATGAAGGGGAAAAATACACAAACAAACTCTATCATAAAGGATTTATCTTATAGCTTGGAGCGCGTTTTGCAAGAAGATCCGGCGGCTAGGAATAAGTGGGAGGTTTTCTTGCTTTATCCAGGTATTCATGCGCTGCTTTGCCACCGATTAGCGCATGCGTTGCACAAGCGTGGGTTTTATTTTATTGCACGCGCGCTTTCTCAGCTGGCGCGCTTGATTACTGGGATAGAAATCCATCCGGGTGCTAAGATTGGGCGAGGGCTTTTTATCGATCATGGCATGGGCGTGGTGATTGGCGAGACCACAGAGATTGGAGATGATGTTACCATTTATCATGGCGTAACTCTAGGGGGCACGGGAAAATTTAAGGGTAAGCGCCACCCTACTTTGGGTAATCGTGTGGTAGTGGGGGCGGGGGCTAAGGTTTTGGGCGCGATTTGTATAGGCGATGGCGCAAAGATTGGGGCTAATGCCGTGGTGCTTTCAGATTTGCCCACAGGCTCTACGGCTGTGAGCGCTAAAGCTAAAATCATTATAAAGGATTGTTAG
- the sppA gene encoding signal peptide peptidase SppA produces the protein MWSFIQKIFKALVIMPLDFITKYFKSFVLLLIVLVFFSAKESAPSNPPNLAKLYLNGAIFSAEDFDKEVDKILKTPSIKGVLLLIDSPGGAVSASVELSEKIADLKQKMPVLAYARGVMASGSYYAGMQASEVYASKASLIGSIGVIFSGANVEDLLNKVGVATQGVHAGEYKEIGTFTRAWKPNEKDFLQNLVNEQYQMFVNDVAKARKLDAKDYKNFAEGKVFSAQNALKLKLIDKISTIKQAQNRLMELSKVKKAYWLEKSPMERFIEKATQSASHIITQALGYQLLMR, from the coding sequence ATGTGGAGTTTCATTCAAAAAATCTTTAAGGCTTTAGTGATTATGCCTTTAGATTTTATCACGAAGTATTTCAAGTCGTTTGTGCTATTACTCATTGTGTTAGTCTTTTTTAGCGCTAAAGAAAGCGCGCCAAGCAACCCACCCAACCTCGCCAAACTCTATTTGAATGGGGCGATTTTTAGCGCAGAAGATTTTGACAAAGAAGTGGATAAGATTTTAAAAACCCCTAGCATTAAGGGCGTTTTATTGTTGATTGACTCTCCTGGTGGAGCTGTGTCAGCGAGCGTGGAATTGAGCGAAAAAATCGCTGATTTGAAGCAAAAAATGCCCGTTTTAGCGTATGCTAGGGGGGTTATGGCGAGCGGGAGTTATTATGCGGGCATGCAAGCGAGTGAAGTTTATGCCTCTAAAGCGAGCTTGATCGGCTCTATTGGGGTGATTTTTTCCGGCGCGAATGTGGAAGATTTGCTCAATAAAGTCGGCGTAGCCACTCAAGGCGTGCATGCGGGCGAGTATAAAGAAATAGGCACTTTCACTAGGGCGTGGAAACCGAACGAAAAGGATTTTTTGCAAAATTTAGTCAATGAGCAATACCAAATGTTTGTGAATGATGTCGCTAAGGCCAGAAAACTAGACGCTAAGGATTATAAAAATTTTGCTGAAGGGAAAGTTTTTAGCGCCCAAAACGCTCTAAAATTAAAGCTCATTGATAAAATCAGCACGATTAAGCAAGCCCAAAATCGTTTGATGGAATTGAGCAAGGTTAAAAAAGCTTATTGGCTAGAAAAAAGCCCTATGGAGCGTTTTATTGAAAAAGCCACGCAATCAGCGAGTCATATCATCACGCAAGCGCTTGGCTATCAATTATTAATGAGATAA
- the exbB gene encoding TonB-system energizer ExbB translates to MGGFSMAMLKDYVDIFVFAVLGVASFLALWFVIERIIFYSKVNLKAYDDIDALNLDLTKNLTILYVIYSNAPYVGLLGTVLGIMVIFYDMGVSGGMDAKTIMVGLSLALKATALGLAVAIPTLIAYNSLLRKSDVLSEKFRIMKK, encoded by the coding sequence ATGGGCGGTTTTTCAATGGCGATGTTGAAAGATTATGTGGATATATTTGTGTTTGCGGTGCTTGGCGTGGCTAGTTTTTTAGCTTTGTGGTTTGTGATTGAAAGAATTATTTTTTATTCCAAAGTCAATTTGAAGGCTTATGATGATATAGACGCCCTAAATTTGGATTTAACCAAGAACTTGACCATTCTTTATGTGATTTATTCTAACGCGCCTTATGTGGGCTTGTTAGGAACGGTTTTAGGGATCATGGTGATTTTCTATGACATGGGCGTGAGCGGCGGGATGGACGCTAAAACGATCATGGTAGGTTTGTCTTTGGCTTTAAAAGCGACCGCTCTAGGGCTTGCTGTGGCGATTCCTACTTTGATCGCTTATAATAGCTTGTTGAGAAAATCCGATGTTTTGAGTGAAAAATTTAGGATCATGAAAAAATGA